The sequence below is a genomic window from Thalassomonas haliotis.
TAACTAGGATAAAGTTTGATTTTATTTCATGGTTATGGCGGATTACACTAGTTGTTAATTATCAGGTGTACTATTTATACCGCCAGCAACAGTACCGAAAGGGGATTTTAATGGAATTTACAGCTTGGCTTTCTTTAGCCGCTATTTGTTTAATGGGAGCCATGTCTCCCGGGCCGAGCCTGGCCATGGTATTAAAACATACGGTTTCAGGTGGCCGGGTAAACGGCATGATCACGGCGGTGACACATGGCGTCGGGGTTGCCCTGTATGCGGTATTCACTGTGATGGGGCTTGCGCTTATTATCAAGCAAACTCCCTGGTTATTTGAACTGATCCGTTATGCCGGTGCCGCCTATCTGGTGTGGCAGGCATTTAAAGCGTTAACGGCCAATTCTTCATCCGCCAAGCTTGATTACCAGCAAACCCGGGTAACCAAAACGCAAAGTGCCCATGAAGGTTTTATGATTGCCTTTTTGAACCCTAAGCTGGCAATATTCTTTCTGGCTTTATTCAGCCAGTTTATTGATGTTAATGCCAACCTTGTACAAAAAACCATTATGGTGGCAACTGTCGGCGGTATAGATGCTTTATGGTATGTACTTATTGCCTTGCTCCTGTCCCAGTCGGCCTTGCTGACTAAGCTGAAAAATAACGTTAATGTTGTTGAGAAAATTACCGGGATTGCCTTTCTGCTGGTGGCGGCGCGGATTGTTTTATAGGAAATGCTTATAGGAAATGCTTATAGCGGATTGTTATAGGTAACTGTAATAAGTAATTGTAACAGCGAAGTGCAAAAGAGAAGCTGTCGCGGTTAATCAGCTAACCGCGACCTTATCAGTAAAGCTTATTTACTTAGGCTTTCCCCAAGGTGAGGTCTGATATCTTTTAAAATTTCTTTTAATAACCGGGTGCTGCTGGCAACGATATTGCCTGACTGCACATGGTTGTGACCACCGGTAAAGTCGGAAACCATACCACCGGCTTCAATTACCAGTAATTCACCTGCTGCGGTATCCCAAGGTTTTAAGCCAATCTCAAAGAAACCATCAACCCGGCCGGAAGCTACATAGGCCAAGTCTAATGCGGCTGAACCTGCACGGCGCATGTCTGAGGTTTTAACGAATAAGGTTTTCAGGACATTAAAGTAAGCATCAATATGCTGCTTTTTCTTGAACGGGAAACCTGTGGCTAAAATTGCACCGGTTAATTCTTTCGGCTGTTTGACCCGGATACGGAAACCGTTTAACTGGGCGCCTTTACCACG
It includes:
- a CDS encoding LysE family translocator, which translates into the protein MEFTAWLSLAAICLMGAMSPGPSLAMVLKHTVSGGRVNGMITAVTHGVGVALYAVFTVMGLALIIKQTPWLFELIRYAGAAYLVWQAFKALTANSSSAKLDYQQTRVTKTQSAHEGFMIAFLNPKLAIFFLALFSQFIDVNANLVQKTIMVATVGGIDALWYVLIALLLSQSALLTKLKNNVNVVEKITGIAFLLVAARIVL
- the suhB gene encoding inositol-1-monophosphatase; translation: MHPMLNIAVRASRAAGKVISRAFEQHDKVEVELKGTNDVVTNVDVAAEQAIIETIRKSYPKHTIISEECGVLKGEDDDYQWIIDPLDGTTNFVKGIPHFAVSIALKVKGKLDQAVVFDPIRGDLFTASRGKGAQLNGFRIRVKQPKELTGAILATGFPFKKKQHIDAYFNVLKTLFVKTSDMRRAGSAALDLAYVASGRVDGFFEIGLKPWDTAAGELLVIEAGGMVSDFTGGHNHVQSGNIVASSTRLLKEILKDIRPHLGESLSK